Proteins encoded in a region of the Vicia villosa cultivar HV-30 ecotype Madison, WI linkage group LG5, Vvil1.0, whole genome shotgun sequence genome:
- the LOC131604877 gene encoding uncharacterized protein LOC131604877, which yields MIFWLLCHRRLATKSRLCHLGFLQNTTCHLCDKEENDNHIFFACEEYRKIWCAILNWLQIDHSPRAWDEEFIWIMNMGKGKGWRARLFKLAVTETVYGVWIHRNRGAFGQPSDYTHIIHEILDKIVYRGWTCKNLKTHIACLMVC from the coding sequence ATGATCTTTTGGCTTTTATGTCATCGGAGACTAGCTACTAAAAGTAGGTTGTGTCATCTAGGTTTCCTTCAAAATACTACTTGCCATCTCTGTGATAAAGAGGAGAATGACAATCACATCTTTTTTGCTTGTGAAGAATATCGCAAGATATGGTGTGCTATTCTCAATTGGCTTCAGATAGATCATAGTCCAAGAGCTTGGGATGAGGAATTTATATGGATTATGAACATGGGAAAAGGAAAGGGTTGGAGGGCTAGACTCTTCAAATTAGCAGTAACCGAAACTGTCTATGGTGTATGGATCCATAGAAATAGAGGTGCCTTTGGTCAACCTAGTGATTATACTCATATTATTCATGAGATTTTGGATAAGATTGTTTATAGGGGTTGGACTTGTAAAAATCTTAAAACTCATATAGCTTGTCTTATGGTTTGTTAA